TGAGGCGTTCAGTCGACGGGTACGAATCGGTCGAGGACTTGACCTTTTGCGCTTTATCCGATGTGTGGTTTTCAAGGGGCAAACAATTCCCATATGCACTCATATAGGATTGTTGAAACTCCTTGCCGTTGTTCCTCGATAGCTCAACGGTAGAGCAACCGGCTGTTAACCGGTAGGTTGTAGGTTCGAATCCTACTCGAGGAGCCATTTACGCAGATGAAGCCTCAGACAAACAGGTCTGAGGCTTTTTGTTGTTTTCTTTTGAACTTTCTCGTTCTTTTTCTGGTTGTTAACGGTCCAATGAAGGAAGAGCGTCGGAAATAGTAGCCACAGGCGAGGAAGTATGAAAGGAAAACACCTACATATAACGAATAAAACCTCCCAAGGAAAAATTTCTAGGGAGGTGAGATGGAATGTTTAAGGAAGACAAGGACGACTATGTCAGCCCGGAGGTGTATGAGGTCCAAAAGAGTGTATCTTGCCCGGCCGCGTACTGTCCGCCTGGGAAGACGCACTGTTCGAAGAACTATACCAAGGATCACCATTGTGAGGGCGTCTGCGCGTACTGCTCACAAAGCTTCAAAACGCCGAAAGGAAGCTGTGCAGAAAATTATTGCCCCTCGAACATGACCTACGCCGGCAACATGACCGTTTGAGTAAGAGATACTTATCAGGCCATTATCTTAGGCTGATATCGACCGTGAGGTCGATTTCTTTTTAGGGAAGGGTGGTTCATGTTGCATGCCCGGGACTTTGTGTTGCGCGGCGAAACCTTCGGAGGAATGGTCGTTCATCTTCCTACGGACAGGGTGTTGCGCGTAAATCACACCGCCTTTGCTTTCCTGCGTCATTATTTCGAAGACTTGCCTGATCCGCTGGCGCGGTTGTCGCTCCTCTATCCGCGAACCGGTCGGGAACGCCTGCAAAGGGACTACGAGGGGATGGTCCGCTATCTCGAGGCTTGGGTCGCGGGGGAACACCCTGAAAAGGACGCTGTAGCAGTGAAAGCGCATCATGCTGACGGTCCTCTCTCAGCGCCGACGGAGGTTTTTTGGGAGATCACCTGGAAGTGCAATTTGCGCTGTCGCTACTGTTACAACCACTCCGGGGAAAGAACGGTTGAGGAATTGACCACCGGCGAGTGCCAGGACCTGATCCAACAATGGCAGTGCCTTGGTGTGTACAAGGCGATCATTGGCGGCGGTGAGCCTTTCCTGCGCGAAGATTTTCTAGAGATACTGGAGATGCTGGAAGCGGCCTCGATCATCCCCATCGTCATCTCCAACGGTACGCTGATCGATGAACAAATGGCCGCTCGGCTGAAGCGACTGCGCTGGCTGCGCCTTTCGATCAGCCTCGATGGGCCCACCGCCGAAGTCAACGACGCCATTCGGGTATCCTCGGATGGCTTTAGGCGAGTCCAATCCGCCTTGGCCGCTTTGCGAAAGGCGGGCATGCCCTTTACACTGCAGGCGGTTGTCACCCAGATCAACCAGCACTGCCTGGCTGATCTGGCCGAGTTCGCGCGGCAGGAGGGGGCCACTTCCCTCGAATACAGGCGATTACATGCCTTTGGCCGTTCCAGAGGCGAGCATCTGGCTGTAGGCCGGGAAGAGATGGAGGAACTGGACGGTCAACTGGAGCGGATTTCTGCCAGCTATCCCGCCAAGTTCCTCAATCACGAAGGCCTGGTTCCGATGCGCTATGCGCAGGGAAAGCCTTATCAGGGGAATGACTGTCCGAACGACACCTGTTCTGTTAACTGCGGCCCGGGACGCCATAACTGCGGATTGACGCCCGACGGGCGGATCATCGCCTGCAGCTATCTCAGTGACGCCGATTGGCAGGGTCCGTCGATCCGGGAGATGCCCTTTTCCGAGCTGTGGCGCACGGCAAAACCGCTAATCCAATTCCGCTCATTATCGGCCGCCGAGTTGCCTGAGTACTGCCGAAAGTGTGTCTTTTTTGGAGAGGAATGCCGGGGAGGTTGTCGAGCCAACGCCTATATCCGCGCCGGCGATTGGTTTGGTCATGACCCCGATTGCCCTTACAGTGAGTTTCGCGATTGAGTCGACCCATCTCTCTTGGAGGAACAGTGAACAGGAGTAGGAGAAGCGATCAGGCGCCATCAAAAGTCGTTCAGGAAACCTCTGTAAGGACGCTGTCGCCGCGCCAAACCTTCACGCGGGCGAACACATCCTTTCGTTCCCGCAGCGATTGCTCCAGTTGCAGGCCTGTGCCCTCCGGCACATAATACTCTTCCAGCCCGTACTCGATCCAGGCGAAGCTGGGTTCGGCGTTGCGGTAGAATTCTTTTTCCTCCGGTTTCGACAAAATCTCGGCCGGGGGCGCCGGGTATCGCAGCCCTTCGAAGCGCCCATTTAAAACCACCTGCCCCGGCCCGGCGGCAGGTTCGCTGCGATAGAGGCCGACCGCTTGATAGAGGCCTTGCTGTTCTTCCAAGACGACATAGACCTTGCTGCCGTGCTTGAGCTTCTCTAATGTGATGTCGTTCGGCACGACGCGCGTGTCGATCTCGGAAATGTTGTACCGTAAGCGCACATAGTCACCCATAAAAGGATGGCGCGGATCGACGGGCGCTGCTTTCAAGGTGATTTCCTGGCCGGCGGAAACGATGACGGCCCGGCTGCCCGCCATGAGGAGCAGGACGAGCACCTGCAGGACGACGACGGCGAAAAAAGCGTTGCGACGCATCATCTATTCCTCCTTCCGTGAGGCGTCCAGGAGTTGGCGCCGTTTGCGTTCCAACGTATAGCCGAGGGCGAAGAGGATGAGGCCGCCGCCGATAAAGAACAGGGACTTGTCGAGGATCCCCCAGGCGTAACGACCGTAGGCGTAAATGACGCAGACGAGGAAGAAGAAGGTCCCGCTGTTGATCTGCCATTCCTCGCGCAGGCGGCTCCCGCTTTGAATCAGCGCGATGGCGCCGGCGAAGAGGATGAGCAGGGCCGTCACTTCCGTATAGGTGTTCAGGGTGGCGCTGTACTGCAACAGAGGGCTGTTGGCCGTCAACTGTTTTTCCGGTTCGAAGAGTCTGGCCACAAAGGGAAGCGGCGACGTGAGAGCGACCATAGCCAGCGATTCAAGGAGGGCTCTCTTGCAAAGACCGATCCAAAGGAGAACAGCGGAGAGCGTTACCCAGAGGCCGACCAGCCATGTCCATTCCGGTTGAAGGGGTGGACGGGCCATGAGGACCGCGATTTCTACGAAGAAGGCGCCCCACAGCAGCAGCGGCGTGGAGAGCAGCGGTCGCAAGGGGCGACGGCTCTTTTCCGCTGTCTCGTCATAGATCAGGCTCAGGAGCGGGAAAAGGGAGAACCAGATCAGGCTCTGCTCCGCTTCGAGCAACTGGAAGAGGATGCAGAGAAAGAAGGCGATGGTCGCGCCATACCGGTGAAGCGGTTCGTTGTGGCGCCACAGAAAGGGGAAGATGAGCCCGGCAAAAGCGGCGTAAAACCAGGGGCCGGTGATGAGGGACACGGCGTTGTCGGTGGCGTCGCTGATATTGGCGGCTGTGAGCAGAACCAGCGCTGACAGGAAAAAGAGGGGATGCCCAGTCAGGTAGGCGATGGCGATGGCGCCAAGGAACCATAAGCCGAGGCCGGTGGCATCATAAGCGGTGATGTGGTACATCTGGCCCACGAGCCAGATGCCGGCGCCGTAGGAGAGCAAGCCAAGCAAGAGGAAGGCCGAACCGATGCGGGGGTAACGTCCGGCGAGCGGGTTGGGGCCTTTGCCGTAAGCGAGGAGATAGCCTGCGGTGTAGGTGGTGACGATGACGCCGCAGACCAAGGCCAGCCGCGCAAGACGCGGGATATCGTCCCAGTTGTGGGCCACCAGCAGGATAAAGCCGAGGCCGACGAGCAGGCCGGCCAGCCAGAGGATGATCTGCGATGAACGCCATTCAGAGGGGGTATACCGCTCCAGGAGGCGTTCTTTTTGATCGGCGGTAATCAGGCCTTCCCCATGCCACTGGGCTATCTCGCCGCGCAACCACTTGTTCCGAGACGTCACGGCCCTTCACCTTCCTTTCCCTGATTTTCTTCCATCATCGTTTCCGACCCCAGTTCGGTTAATCGCTTGTAGGTCTCCTCCCGGTTTAGGCTGTAATAATGGAGGTAATGAACGTTGTCGATGATCCGGTAATAGGGGGTGAAGAGGTGCTTCTGGACGATGAAAGGCCCTTGCCGGCATTCCTCATTCCACCACACACGGCCGCCTAAGGTTTTGTACCAGGCGCGCGACTTGGCTCGCCTGGAAACGAACTCGATCACGTCGATGGTCATGTCGCCGAAGAGGGATTGCACCGTTTCGCTCCGGCGGAACAAGAGGGCTGTCAGCGCCGCCGCCGTAAAGCCCAAGGTCTTCCGCCCTTTCTCCACATCGACGAGCGTCTTTTTCGATATGCCGATGCTCTCGGCCATCTTATCCTGGGTCAAATCGGCTTCCGTGCGTATCTCGCGGAGTTTTTCGGAAACCAAGTGATCAAAGGCGTCCTGGGTGAGAACGCCTGCGTCATCGACTTTGATCGGAAAGTCCCCCCTTCCCGTATTGGTGTAAAATTACACTCTATAGTGTAATTTTACACCCAACTAGGTTGATGTCAAGGAAAACAGCGGATGCGCAAAAATAATGAAACAGAGAGATTTTCGCAGAAATGAGGAGATAATCTTTACGAAGTGAATCTACGGCGTGATATTTTCCTCCGGCGCATCTTGAATAAATGGAGCCAGGCGGTGATAAAATAGAGTCGTAAAGGTCAAAGTTAGTCAATGACAGAGGAAAATCCTGTCCTATCTGTCTAATCCAAAACCCGTTCTGGCGCTGCAGCCCTTTTGTGTCCTTTGTGTCTTTTGCGTTATGGGAAGTCTCCTGTCTGATAGAAAGTCTCGCTTTTTGGAGGTGGAAACATGGACTTCAACAAGTTGACCCAGAAAAGCCAGGAAGCCTTTACGGCGGCCCAAGCGCTGGCGGTGCAACAGGGGAACCCGGAAGTCGATCTGGAGCACCTTTTGACCGCTTTGGTAGAACAGGAAGAAGGGTTAACGCGCCGAGTCCTGGACAAGATGGGGATAGACAGCGATCAGTTTGGCAGAGGAATCCGGCGGGAGATAGAGCGAAAGCCTCGCCTGTCCGGACCGGGTGTCGAGCCGGGACGGGTATATATCACACCGCGTCTCCAGCGTCTCCTCGTGAAAGCCGAGGAAGAGGCGCGCAACCTGAAAGATGAGTACGTTTCTGTAGAGCACCTGCTGCTGGCCTTTTTGGATCCCGCCCTCGACGGACCGCTCAAGCGGATCTTTGCCGAGTTCAAGCTGACCCGCGAAAACCTGCTGAAGGCGTTGACGGCGATCCGTGGCCACCAGCGCGTCACCAGCGCCAACCCGGAGGTCACCTACGAGGTCTTGGAAAAGTACGGTCGCGAACTGGTCCAGGAAGCCCGGCGGGGACGGCTCGACCCGGTCATCGGCCGCGACGCCGAAATCCGGCGGGTCGTCCGCATCCTCTCCCGCAAGACGAAGAACAACCCTGTCCTCATCGGCGAGCCCGGTGTGGGCAAGACGGCCATCGTTGAGGGTTTGGCCCTGCGCATCGTGCGCGGCGATGTGCCGGAGGGGCTTAAAGATAAGGCCATCTTTGCCCTGGACCTGGGCGCTCTCGTGGCCGGCGCCAAGTACCGCGGCGAGTTTGAGGAACGGTTGAAGGCGGTGTTGCAGGAGATCAAGAAGAGCGACGGGCGCATCCTCCTCTTCATCGACGAATTGCACACCATCGTCGGCGCCGGCAAGGCAGAAGGGGCCATGGACGCCGGCAATATGCTGAAGCCCATGCTTGCCCGGGGCGAGCTCCACTGCATCGGCGCCACCACCTTGGATGAATACCGCAAGTACATCGAAAAAGACGCGGCACTGGAGCGGCGTTTTCAGCCGGTCCTCGTTGACGCGCCCGATGTGGAAGACACCATCTCCATCCTGCGGGGGCTGAAAGAGCGTTTCGAGGTCCACCACGGCGTCAAAATCCATGACAACGCCCTCGTAGCGGCGGCCACCCTGTCGAACCGCTACATCAGCGACCGCTTCCTGCCCGACAAGGCCATCGACCTCGTTGACGAGGCCTGCGCCCTGATTCGCACGGAGATCGACTCCCTGCCGACGGAACTGGACGAGGTGAGCCGCCGCCGTGTGCAGTTGGAGGTGGAGGAGGCCGCCCTGGCCCGGGAAAAAGACAGGGCCAGCCAGGAGCGGCTCGAAGCGCTCCGCCGGGAACTGGCCGACCTGCGGGAAAAGGAAGACCAGATGCGGGCGCGCTGGGACCTGGAGAAAGAGGCGATCCGCAAGGTCCAGTCCTTGCGAGAAGAGATAGAAAAAGTCCGACGCGAGGTGGAAGAGGCTGAGCGGGGCTACAACTACGACCTCAATCGCCTCGCCGAACTGAGATACGGGCGGCTGCCCCAGTTGGAGCAGCGGCTTGCCCAGGAAGAGGCCGAACTGGCACGCAAGTCCGGCGAAAACCGGCTGCTTCGCGAAGAGGTGACAGAAGAGGAGATCGCCGACATCGTCTCCCGCTGGACCGGCATCCCGGTGACGCGTCTGGTGGAGGGGGAACGGGAAAAGCTGCTCCGGCTGAGCGAGATCCTCCATGAACGGGTTATCGGCCAGGAGGAGGCCGTCCAACTGGTGACGGATGCCGTCTTGAGAGCCCGTTCCGGCATCAAGGACCCCCGCCGCCCCATCGGCGCCTTCATCTTCTTGGGGCCGACGGGCGTCGGCAAGACGGAACTGGCCAAGACCTTAGCCCAGTCGCTCTTTGACAGCGAAGAGAACCTGATCCGCATCGATATGTCCGAGTACATGGAAAAACACGCCGTCTCCCGCCTGATCGGCGCGCCCCCCGGATATGTGGGCTACGAGGAGGGCGGCCAATTGACCGAGGCAGTGCGACGCAAGCCCTATTCGGTCATCCTCTTTGACGAGATTGAAAAGGCGCACCCCGACGTCTTCAACGTGCTGCTCCAGATCCTCGACGACGGGCGGGTCACCGACAGCCAGGGGCGCACCGTCGATTTCAAAAACACAGTCATCATCATGACCTCCAACATCGGCTCCCATCATCTATTGGAGGGGGCGGCAGAAGACGGCGAGATCCGGCCCCATGCCCGCGAGCAGGTCATGGGCAGCCTGCGGGCTCACTTCCGGCCCGAGTTTCTCAACCGCGTTGATGATGTGGTCCTCTTCAAGCCGCTCACCTTGCAGGAGATTACCGCGATCATCGACATCCTGATTAGGGACCTGCAGAAGAGGCTGGGGCAGCGCCGGATCAGCCTGACACTGACAGAATCGGCTAAAACCCATATCGCCCGGGAGGGCTTTGACCCCGTCTACGGCGCCCGCCCCCTGAAGCGCTACCTCCAGCGTCATGTGGAAACACCAGTGGCCCGGGCGCTGATCGCCGGCTCGGTTGGCGACGGTGGGCGGATCATTGTTGACGAACGGGATGGGCGACTCCAGGTGGAGCAGGCGTACGAAGGGAACACCGCCGATTGATAAAAATTGGAAATCGACGTAAGATAGGGAAGTCGGCGCTCCCTTGTCATCAACAAAACGGTGGTGATGGGACATGGCTAATTTGGCCGATCAGATCGAGCGCTACATTAAAGAACAGTTGGAAAAAAGCCGGGAACGGATGATCGAGATCCAGCGCCAGCAGTTGGCCGCCCTTTTCGGCTGCGTGCCCTCCCAGATCAACTATGTCCTGACGACGCGCTTCGCCGCCGAGCAGGGTTATGTGGTGGAAAGCCGACGCGGCGGCGGCGGTTTCGTCCGCATCGTCAAATTGGATATGGAGGAGGATCTGTGGGAGATCCTGGCTACCCGGTTGGGCGACCTGCTGTCGGAAGACCAGGCCCGCCGGATCATCGAACGGCTGATGGAAGAGCAGATCCTGACCATCCGGGAAGGGCTGATCATGCAGGCCGCCGTCCAGCGTGATGTGCTTCAGATCAGCTTTCCCCAGCGGGACCTGCTCCGCGCTCGCCTGCTCAAGGCGATGCTCTCCAACCTCAAGCGCTATCAGGCGCCCGAAGCGGAAGCGGAGCAGGGGAAGGAAAAAGGCTGAACGGATAGAGGAAGGCTGAAATGACAGAGGGGGGTTCCGCCATGTTTTGTGATGAATGCAAAAAGCGTCCGGCCACGGTCCATGTGACCAAGATTGTCAACGGGCAGAAATCGGAGGTCAATCTCTGCGAGGAGTGCGCCCGAGCCCACCACAAGGAATGGAGCATGGCCTATGACGACAACTTTCCCATCAACAAATTCCTGGCCGGCCTGCTCGGATTTGACACCGGAAAAACGGCCAGTTCCGTCAACCTGAACCTCCATGCGCCGGGCAAATGCGAGCACTGCGGCGCCAACTACAACCAGATCAGTCAGACGGGGCGATTGGGCTGCCACCAGTGCTACGATCGGTTCCAGGACAAGGTGGAGCCGCTGCTGCGGCGTGTGCAAGGTTCTAACCGCCATACGGGCAAGGTGCCCAAACGCAGCGGCGGCAGTATCCGCTTGCAGCGGGAGATCCAGAACCTGCGCGCCCGATTGCAACAGCACGTGTCCAATGAGGAGTTTGAACAGGCGGCGCGGCTCCGCGACCAGATCCGCGAGTTGGAAAAAGGTATGGCAGAGTGAGGGGGATGACGATGCG
Above is a genomic segment from Heliomicrobium undosum containing:
- a CDS encoding radical SAM/SPASM domain-containing protein codes for the protein MLHARDFVLRGETFGGMVVHLPTDRVLRVNHTAFAFLRHYFEDLPDPLARLSLLYPRTGRERLQRDYEGMVRYLEAWVAGEHPEKDAVAVKAHHADGPLSAPTEVFWEITWKCNLRCRYCYNHSGERTVEELTTGECQDLIQQWQCLGVYKAIIGGGEPFLREDFLEILEMLEAASIIPIVISNGTLIDEQMAARLKRLRWLRLSISLDGPTAEVNDAIRVSSDGFRRVQSALAALRKAGMPFTLQAVVTQINQHCLADLAEFARQEGATSLEYRRLHAFGRSRGEHLAVGREEMEELDGQLERISASYPAKFLNHEGLVPMRYAQGKPYQGNDCPNDTCSVNCGPGRHNCGLTPDGRIIACSYLSDADWQGPSIREMPFSELWRTAKPLIQFRSLSAAELPEYCRKCVFFGEECRGGCRANAYIRAGDWFGHDPDCPYSEFRD
- a CDS encoding GDYXXLXY domain-containing protein translates to MRRNAFFAVVVLQVLVLLLMAGSRAVIVSAGQEITLKAAPVDPRHPFMGDYVRLRYNISEIDTRVVPNDITLEKLKHGSKVYVVLEEQQGLYQAVGLYRSEPAAGPGQVVLNGRFEGLRYPAPPAEILSKPEEKEFYRNAEPSFAWIEYGLEEYYVPEGTGLQLEQSLRERKDVFARVKVWRGDSVLTEVS
- a CDS encoding DUF2157 domain-containing protein; its protein translation is MTSRNKWLRGEIAQWHGEGLITADQKERLLERYTPSEWRSSQIILWLAGLLVGLGFILLVAHNWDDIPRLARLALVCGVIVTTYTAGYLLAYGKGPNPLAGRYPRIGSAFLLLGLLSYGAGIWLVGQMYHITAYDATGLGLWFLGAIAIAYLTGHPLFFLSALVLLTAANISDATDNAVSLITGPWFYAAFAGLIFPFLWRHNEPLHRYGATIAFFLCILFQLLEAEQSLIWFSLFPLLSLIYDETAEKSRRPLRPLLSTPLLLWGAFFVEIAVLMARPPLQPEWTWLVGLWVTLSAVLLWIGLCKRALLESLAMVALTSPLPFVARLFEPEKQLTANSPLLQYSATLNTYTEVTALLILFAGAIALIQSGSRLREEWQINSGTFFFLVCVIYAYGRYAWGILDKSLFFIGGGLILFALGYTLERKRRQLLDASRKEE
- a CDS encoding helix-turn-helix transcriptional regulator translates to MVSEKLREIRTEADLTQDKMAESIGISKKTLVDVEKGRKTLGFTAAALTALLFRRSETVQSLFGDMTIDVIEFVSRRAKSRAWYKTLGGRVWWNEECRQGPFIVQKHLFTPYYRIIDNVHYLHYYSLNREETYKRLTELGSETMMEENQGKEGEGP
- the clpB gene encoding ATP-dependent chaperone ClpB — encoded protein: MDFNKLTQKSQEAFTAAQALAVQQGNPEVDLEHLLTALVEQEEGLTRRVLDKMGIDSDQFGRGIRREIERKPRLSGPGVEPGRVYITPRLQRLLVKAEEEARNLKDEYVSVEHLLLAFLDPALDGPLKRIFAEFKLTRENLLKALTAIRGHQRVTSANPEVTYEVLEKYGRELVQEARRGRLDPVIGRDAEIRRVVRILSRKTKNNPVLIGEPGVGKTAIVEGLALRIVRGDVPEGLKDKAIFALDLGALVAGAKYRGEFEERLKAVLQEIKKSDGRILLFIDELHTIVGAGKAEGAMDAGNMLKPMLARGELHCIGATTLDEYRKYIEKDAALERRFQPVLVDAPDVEDTISILRGLKERFEVHHGVKIHDNALVAAATLSNRYISDRFLPDKAIDLVDEACALIRTEIDSLPTELDEVSRRRVQLEVEEAALAREKDRASQERLEALRRELADLREKEDQMRARWDLEKEAIRKVQSLREEIEKVRREVEEAERGYNYDLNRLAELRYGRLPQLEQRLAQEEAELARKSGENRLLREEVTEEEIADIVSRWTGIPVTRLVEGEREKLLRLSEILHERVIGQEEAVQLVTDAVLRARSGIKDPRRPIGAFIFLGPTGVGKTELAKTLAQSLFDSEENLIRIDMSEYMEKHAVSRLIGAPPGYVGYEEGGQLTEAVRRKPYSVILFDEIEKAHPDVFNVLLQILDDGRVTDSQGRTVDFKNTVIIMTSNIGSHHLLEGAAEDGEIRPHAREQVMGSLRAHFRPEFLNRVDDVVLFKPLTLQEITAIIDILIRDLQKRLGQRRISLTLTESAKTHIAREGFDPVYGARPLKRYLQRHVETPVARALIAGSVGDGGRIIVDERDGRLQVEQAYEGNTAD
- a CDS encoding CtsR family transcriptional regulator — translated: MANLADQIERYIKEQLEKSRERMIEIQRQQLAALFGCVPSQINYVLTTRFAAEQGYVVESRRGGGGFVRIVKLDMEEDLWEILATRLGDLLSEDQARRIIERLMEEQILTIREGLIMQAAVQRDVLQISFPQRDLLRARLLKAMLSNLKRYQAPEAEAEQGKEKG
- a CDS encoding UvrB/UvrC motif-containing protein; translation: MFCDECKKRPATVHVTKIVNGQKSEVNLCEECARAHHKEWSMAYDDNFPINKFLAGLLGFDTGKTASSVNLNLHAPGKCEHCGANYNQISQTGRLGCHQCYDRFQDKVEPLLRRVQGSNRHTGKVPKRSGGSIRLQREIQNLRARLQQHVSNEEFEQAARLRDQIRELEKGMAE